One window of Quercus robur chromosome 5, dhQueRobu3.1, whole genome shotgun sequence genomic DNA carries:
- the LOC126725043 gene encoding calreticulin-3-like, producing MTTIQVLEIFIRNLTVICHISQPADWEDREYIDDPSEVKPEGYDSIPKEIPDPKAKEPDNWDDEENGAWKPPKVPNPAYKGPWKPKKIKNPNYKGKWKTPWIDNPEFEDDPDVYGLKPIKYVGIEVWQVKGGSVYDNVLICDDPDYATQVVEEVFANREIEKEAFEEAEKVRKAREEEEAQRAREEGERRRRERGYDRRYRDRYKDRYRRDRRDYMDDYHESFILFSTYFYCQIEVVFVMTSICFSSTAESSQ from the exons ATGACAACTATTCAAGTTCTAGAAATTTTCATTAGAAATTTGACTGTCATTTGTCATATCTCACAGCCTGCAGACTGGGAGGATAGGGAATATATTGATGATCCTAGTGAGGTTAAACCTGAG GGATATGATTCAATTCCAAAAGAAATTCCAGACCCAAAAGCTAAAGAG CCTGATAACTGGGATGATGAAGAGAATGGTGCGTGGAAACCCCCAAAGGTACCTAATCCAGCGTATAAAGGACCATGGAAGCCCAAG AAAATTAAGAACCCCAATTATAAAGGAAAATGGAAGACTCCTTGGATTGATAATCCAG AGTTTGAAGATGACCCTGATGTTTATGGGCTTAAGCCAATTAAGTATGTAGGAATTGAGGTTTGGCAG GTAAAGGGTGGGTCAGTTTACGACAATGTTTTGATCTGTGATGACCCAGATTATGCAACACAAGTTGTGGAAGAAGTATTTGCAAACAGGGAG ATTGAAAAAGAGGCCTTTGAGGAAgcagagaaagtgagaaaagcACGAGAGGAAGAG GAAGCTCAAAGAGCAAGAGAAGAAGGTGAAAGGAGGAGAAGAGAGCGGGGTTATGATCGACGGTACAGGGATAGATATAAGGACAGATACAGAAGG GACCGTCGTGATTACATGGATGATTACCATGAAAGCTTCATTCTTTTctctacttatttttattgccAAATAGAGGTGGTATTCGTCATGACAAGCATATGTTTTTCTTCTACTGCTGAGAGTTCCCAGTAA